The proteins below come from a single Pleuronectes platessa chromosome 1, fPlePla1.1, whole genome shotgun sequence genomic window:
- the LOC128444449 gene encoding CUB and zona pellucida-like domain-containing protein 1 yields the protein MTVSVEKASFPRLHEDHMQLNDPSNTACSLQRHSNSTHIIAIIPLNACGTQIEEDEENLIFKNEITTVDNPGDLITRKHQLEVQFYCQYPKQGKVSMSFVAHRKNITVWEKGFGTFTYQFEFYPNNQFQTMIDPAAYPLEYDIGNRIYMKIKATSSVNNTQLFLESCRAAPYDNPNYRPTYSIFENGCQMDPTLQIHSPAAQKEFKFSMEAFKFIGLHNQVYISCSVMMCEAGNSNTRCSKGCINSTSTSPPRSKREAVIQSASHFVSQGPLRLRRSAESVRATATNLNLNLVFIAGCVLAAVGMVCGVVMYRAKVSKVKYQPLPTFES from the exons ATGACAGTATCGGTTGAGAAAGCCTCATTCCCTCGACTCCATGAGGATCATATGCAGCTCAATGATCCCTCCAACACGGCCTGCAGCCTCCAGAGACACTCCAACAGCACTCACATCATCGCCATCATCCCCCTCAACGCCTGCGGCACTCAGATCGAG gaagacgaggagaacCTCATCTTCAAGAACGAAATCACCACGGTGGACAACCCCGGAGACCTGATCACCAGAAAGCAccagctggaggtgcagttcTACTGCCAGTACCCAAAACAAGGAAAAGTGTCAATGAGCTTCGTGGCACACAGGAAGAACATCACTGTGTGGGAGAAGGGCTTCGGCACGTTCACCTACCAGTTTGAGTTCTACCCTAACAACCAGTTCCAAACCATGATTGATCCAGCAGCATATCCTCTAGAGTACGACATTGGGAACAGGATTTACATGAAGATCAAGGCCACCTCCTCGGTCAACAACACACAGCTGTTTTTGGAGTCCTGCCGCGCTGCACCATACGACAACCCCAACTACCGCCCAACCTACTCCATCTTTGAAAATGG GTGTCAAATGGATCCAACTCTTCAGATCCACTCCCCCGCTGCCCAGAAAGAATTCAAGTTCAGCATGGAGGCCTTCAAGTTCATCGGACTGCACAATCAG GTGTACATCAGCTGCTCGGTCATGATGTGTGAAGCAGGGAACTCCAACACCAGGTGTTCCAAAGGTTGCATCAACTCTACGTCGACAAGCCCCCCACGTTCCAAGAGAGAGGCTGTCATCCAGAGTGCCAGTCACTTCGTTTCCCAGGGGCCATTGCGCTTACGGAGATCGGCAGAGAGCGTCAGAGCCACAG cGACCAACCTGAATCTGAACCTGGTGTTCATCGCTGGATGTGTTCTGGCAGCCGTCGGCATGGTCTGCGGAGTGGTCATGTACAGAGCCAaagtgtcaaaggtcaaatacCAGCCTTTGCCAACATTTGAGAGTTAA
- the LOC128436559 gene encoding uncharacterized protein LOC128436559, which translates to MASTAVLLLQLLLVSLASASHLLGTSATYTYRGQNPDGTYKVDLHSRSIFKTCDYLSWSCSGSNCLNVVKSPSGVIDKNTNTPVTTCETETVFTTNVSSDKPFQMRASGCCWRSTANNVGSWYLLTEVDLGKRSDTGKPNRSPDIGLLPFLRVPQNCPRTYKLTSFDPDGDKVQCRYGKVSGTECDKCNLPPGFLLDQEGDFLPKLLPPTPANGAHFLAEVNKELEIRVKAQAKHATINNIIVSGPANISKHQTTPGEFVLRWTPLPDDHGQHFVICFAVEAVKPPAVYQSEMRCVLVEARSEKEGRKTPA; encoded by the exons ATGGCTTCCACAGCGGTGCTCCTACTTCAGCTGCTCCTGGTCTCACTGGCGTCTGCATCACATCTATTAGGGACAAGTGCGACCTACACCTACAGAGGACAAAACCCTGATGGAACCTACAAG GTGGACCTTCACAGCAGGTCAATCTTCAAGACCTGTGACTACCTGTCGTGGAGTTGCTCTGGGAGCAACTGTCTCAATGTCGTTAAAAGTCCGTCGGGTGTGATTGACAAAAACACCAACACGCCAGTAACGACTTGTGAGACTGAAACAGTTTTCACGACTAATGTTAGCAGTGACAAACCTTTTCAGATGAG GGCAAGTGGCTGCTGTTGGCGCTCAACGGCCAATAATGTTGGCAGCTGGTATCTGCTCACTGAGGTAGATCTTGGAAAGAGGTCTGACACCGGGAAACCAAACAGATCACCAGACATCGGCCTCCTACCTTTCCTCCG AGTTCCTCAGAACTGCCCTCGGACATACAAGCTCACGTCTTTTGATCCTGATGGGGACAAAGTTCAATGTCGATATGGAAAGGTCAGCGGGACGGAATGCGACAAGTGCAACCTGCCACCAGGCTTCCTCTTAGACCAG GAGGGAGATTTCCTGCCCAAGCTTCTGCCCCCAACACCTGCAAATGGAGCTCATTTCCTAGCAGAGGTCAACAAGGAATTGGAAATCAGAGTCAAAGCTCAGGCCAAACATGCAAC aataaataataTCATCGTCAGTGGGCCGGCGAACATCAGCAAGCACCAGACCACACCGGGAGAGTTTGTCCTCAGGTGGACGCCGCTCCCAGATGACCACGGACAACATTTTGTGATCTGCTTTGCTGTTGAAGCAGTCAAACC GCCTGCCGTCTATCAGTCCGAGATGAGGTGTGTTCTTGTGGAAGCCAGGAGTGAAAAAG agggcagaaaAACACCGGCCTGA